A window of Pirellulales bacterium genomic DNA:
ACGGACTCGTCGGTCGATTCGTCGATCCGCTCGAGTGTCAGCTCTTCGATTGGCGCCGCATCACGTGCCCGTGCTATCGCGCGCGCCGCGATCGAGGTGGCCGGGTCGGCCCAAGCTAGCGGAGTCAGCAAGCCCCATAGAGAAAGGGCGATCGTCGCCTTGGTAAACATCCCATCCCCCCCCGGAGATATTGGCAGACCGGCAGAACCGGAATAATCGCTATGCGCGATACAGCCACTATCGTCCGCAAAGTCTGCCGCTCTTTAGCTCCTTTGCGAGGTCCGACCGTCGGGGAGTGCAATTTCGGCCGGGACCGCCGGAATTCAACCATTGACCGCTGAGTTCAACTCGACCGCTGCCGGCGACCGTGCCGGCCGCGGACCACGGCGTACGAATCGATGATGTTGAACTGCGCGGACTGATTGGCGCCGGTGGTATTCGAAAGGAAGGCTGCTGACTGCCCGCTGATCAAAATCGTGGCCGAATCATCGGCGGCCCGTTTACCGCCAAGCGCGAAGGAGAGCCTGCCGGTGCCCGGCACATGGAAGGTCGTTCTTCCCCCGGCCGAGCGATATACTCGACGTTCATCCTTTGTCCGGGCCGGAGACTCTGCGATGCGACGCCTCAACAGCCGAAGGTCCACAGCGATTTATTTGATTTGCGTTGCGCCCGTGCTCGTTGCGTGTGCCCATCCGAGTACGGCTGAGGATGCTCTTCCAAAAACGGCAACTGCGAAACTTGACCAATTTGGTGATCCACTGCCCGCCGAAGCCCTGTTCCGTTTCGGCATCCAAAGATTCCGGCCTCCATCGGGCGTTGATGAGTTGGCCCTGTCTCCCGACGAAAAAATCGTCGTTACGCAAGGTAATGAGCTAATTGCCTGGGATACCGCCACGGGCAAGGAGCTGTGGCGATCGAGCGGCGTCGAGGGGGGCTTCCATTGGATTGCCGCATCCTATGGAATCCGCTCCCTGGCATTCGCAGCGAAGGACAGCCAGACGTTTTACATGCTGAGTCGGACGGGACAAGTCCTCGCCTGGAACGCGACCTCGGGCGATCACAAAACGCTGCCCATCAAGGTGGGCAATCAACCCGACCAACAAAGTTCACGCTGTGTCGCCATCGATGTCACGTCCGATGGGAACATCTTTGCCCTCGGCTCCTTGTTGGGAGTGACCGTCTGTCGCCGCGACGGCGAAATTCTGTTCCAGGTCAAGAATGAGCCCAAAGAAAAACTCGACATGAATGCGGGCGATCGCCTGAAATTCGGCGGGCACTTCAGTTTTGTGCGATTTTCTCCTGACGAAAAACTGCTGGCCGTGGTAACGAGCGACACTCCAGAAGCCATCCGACTATTCGACGTAACGACCGGTACGGAAGTGCGGAAGATTGGACTCACGTCGCGGCTCGTGCGGCTGGCGTTTTCCCCTGACGGCAAACGCATCGTCGGAACGGAGCGGGACGTTGCCGCGCGCATGTATTCCGTCGATACCGGAGATCGAATCTGGGAGCGAGTCATTCCGCCCAAACGAAACTCTGAAAATTACCTGTCCGCAGTCGCCTTCAGTCCCGATGGCAAGACGATCGCCGTCGGGGCTCCCCTGGGTAACGACGAATGGATTTATTTGCTCGATGCGGAGACAGGCGAAGAATCGGGTAAACTCGTGGGCCACGCCTGGAAGCCCTGGGCACTCGCCTTTACCGCCGACAGCAAGATGTTGTACTCCTCGGGCTGGGATGCAACGGTTCGCCGCTGGGACCTGGCGACGCGCAAACAGGTTCCTCTGCCCGAGGGTTTTCAAACGACCGGCGCAACAGCCGCATCGCCGGACGGACGACTGCTTGCGTTTCAAGACGACTCGAGCCGAATTC
This region includes:
- a CDS encoding WD40 repeat domain-containing protein; translation: MALSPDEKIVVTQGNELIAWDTATGKELWRSSGVEGGFHWIAASYGIRSLAFAAKDSQTFYMLSRTGQVLAWNATSGDHKTLPIKVGNQPDQQSSRCVAIDVTSDGNIFALGSLLGVTVCRRDGEILFQVKNEPKEKLDMNAGDRLKFGGHFSFVRFSPDEKLLAVVTSDTPEAIRLFDVTTGTEVRKIGLTSRLVRLAFSPDGKRIVGTERDVAARMYSVDTGDRIWERVIPPKRNSENYLSAVAFSPDGKTIAVGAPLGNDEWIYLLDAETGEESGKLVGHAWKPWALAFTADSKMLYSSGWDATVRRWDLATRKQVPLPEGFQTTGATAASPDGRLLAFQDDSSRIHVVDAATGAEQKVLRLPPIAFSQLKFSPDSTVLAGGGSGGDDIHAVLWLLKDDKVIRHWQWPKGRDPHSTVESLEFSPDGTRVAVAVFRQSLAHIWDVEQNAKLAEMNHDSIYGLSFSADGETLLTAGWDSIVRLWDAGTGALQRELDVQEAVQNKTDLRMYTVCASPNGDEFATVHMDGKVRVWRMDDLKQRSAF